A region of the Chloroflexota bacterium genome:
GCGTCGGGGTGGCCGTCTGGCCTTGCGCCACGGTCGGCGGCCCGATCAGCGCGGTGCTGCACGCGAACGCGAGCGCGCCGCCGAGAGCGATGGAGCGTAGACGCTGCTTCATGCGGTCCCCCGGGCAAGGTCCGGATGGTCGGGCGTGGCCGTGTCGCGGGCCGGCGTCCGCCCGTACAGCAGGTCGAGCTGCGCCGCCGAGGCAGCCCACGAGAATTGCGCGGCGTGCTGACGGCCACCCTCGCCGAGCCGACGCCGCAGCTCCGGATCGGCGATGAGCGTCCGCATGGCGGCCAGCAGGGCGTCCTCGTCGCCGGGCGGCACGGTGATGCCGCAGGCCGGCGTCACGATCTCGGGCAGACCGCCGGTCGCCGAGGCGATCACTGGCCGACTGCTCGCCGCCGCTTCGAGCGCCACCAGCCCGAACGCTTCGTGCCAGACGGACGGCACAACCAGGATGTCGGCAGCGGCGTAGACGGCTGGCATCTCGCGGGATGGCACGTTCCCGAGCGCCCGCACGGCCCCCGAGGCGATGCCGTCCGCCAGTGCGGCGTAGACGGTCTGGTCGTAGCCGCCGTCGTCCTCGCGGTGGACCCGGCCGCCCCAGAGATCGCGCCCGCCGGCCAGCACCAGCCGCGCTGCTCCCGTGCCCAGACGCTCGTAGGCCCGCGCCAGATGCAGGACGCCCTTCTCCGGCACGACGGCCCCGGCGTAGAGCAGCACCGGCTCGTCGCGGCGGACGCCCCAGGAGGCTCGCAACTGGGCGGCCTGCTCGGCCACCTGCGAGCCGCCGTACCGCCCATACTCGACGCCGCAGTAGACCGTGTGGACGTTGCCAGCCGCGCCCAGCCCGCGCCTGACCTGGGCCGTCACAAAGTGGCTGTTGCCGACCTGGACATGGCTGGTCCGGGCCACCAGGGCGAAATCAGCCGGTGAGAAATCGGTCCGAACGCCCCGCGTACTGACGTAGAGTGGGTCGGCGTGGAAGTGGATCACGCGGCGGCCGACCGGCAGGCCGCGCAGGTAGTAGTAGTTGTGGGCATGCACCACGTCCGGCCGCAGCTTGAGGCAGTACAGCAGGTTCGCCAGGTGCGTTCGGAAATCGATGGACCGCCCGGCCACGCGCACCTGCCCCCACGAGACCGCCCGACGCACGGCGAGGCGGACGCCCCGCCAGCGCGTCTCCCAGGCCTCCGCGCCGACTGCCAGGATCGTCACGTCGTGGCCGCGCTGCACCTGGGCGGCCGCCAGCTCCAGCGCGGCCCGAACCACCCCGCTGCTGCCGGTGGTGTCCGGTTGCCGCGGCAGGCGGCGGTCGCCGAGCAGGTGCAGGATTCTCATGGGGTGCCGCCGCGCAAGCTGAGCAGCAGCTTGAGGTAGCCGAGCCACCAGAGCAGCCCGACGTAGGCCACGGCGGCCGCGACGATCGCCAGCACCAGCCCGAGCAGGTCCGGCATCAGCTCGTGGATGACCGTCGGCAGGATGTAGGTACTGACGATGCCGGCCGCCAGGATCGTGCCGGCCCGCTTCCAGGGCAGATCGAGCCTGTAGAACAGGTACGCACAGACCATCAGCATGGTGGCGGTCGTCAGCTGCGAGACGGTGTTCGCCATCGCGCTGCCCACGGCGCCGTAGCGCGGCACCAGCACGAGGTTTGCCAGGATGCTGACGGTGGCGGAGATCAGCCCGAGCCGCACGTGCAGCCAGATACCGCCGATGGCGCTGATGGTCAGCCCGAAGACGGCGGTGATGACGCCCGGCAGCAGCCCGGCGAACAGCACCTGCGCGACCGGGATCGAGGGCGCAACCTTCTCGCCGTAGACGAGCGGCAGCAGGAACGGGAGCATCGCCAGCCCGCCCAGGCTGACCGGTGCGGCGTACAGGCTCGCCAGCTCGACGGCCTGGTGCAGCCGCCGCCGGATGCCGGCCCAGTCGCCGGCGCCGTAGTCGTGCGAGATGGCCGGGTAGTAGCCCTGCACGAGCGCCCATCCGAGCGCCAGAAACAGGCTGAACCCGGTGAAGGCGAGGCTGTAGTAGCCGATCTGATCCAGGGTGCTCTCGCGCTCCAGGAAGAAGACGCCCGAGCGCTGCCAGATGAGCTGATCGGAGAACTGGACGAACGCCGCCGGCGCGGCGAAGGCAACGTACCGCCGCAGGATCGCCGTGTCCGGCAGCCCGAGGCGCGGCAGGCTGAGCTTCGGCAGGGACCACCCGACGACGGCCAGCAGCCCCAGGCACGGCG
Encoded here:
- a CDS encoding oligosaccharide flippase family protein gives rise to the protein MTIRPFSSNAGARRSRLTPVPAVQAAALPPLNAGAATPGEARPHQRASSTLAVRNGLWSSLASLAGAVAGLVGSVVIVRGLTPDEYGAFSYYLWLASILGTLGSLALPNALTKIRSELRGEQLDDQAGMLSGLVVAILLALNLTIALALVAWAFTNGLPDRTYQLVIALSVIPVALTAVLRSHLWADQRYRPVSIVTILATGVHLALIGVAVWLHWHVTGFLIAALALNAAPCLGLLAVVGWSLPKLSLPRLGLPDTAILRRYVAFAAPAAFVQFSDQLIWQRSGVFFLERESTLDQIGYYSLAFTGFSLFLALGWALVQGYYPAISHDYGAGDWAGIRRRLHQAVELASLYAAPVSLGGLAMLPFLLPLVYGEKVAPSIPVAQVLFAGLLPGVITAVFGLTISAIGGIWLHVRLGLISATVSILANLVLVPRYGAVGSAMANTVSQLTTATMLMVCAYLFYRLDLPWKRAGTILAAGIVSTYILPTVIHELMPDLLGLVLAIVAAAVAYVGLLWWLGYLKLLLSLRGGTP
- a CDS encoding glycosyltransferase family 4 protein gives rise to the protein MRILHLLGDRRLPRQPDTTGSSGVVRAALELAAAQVQRGHDVTILAVGAEAWETRWRGVRLAVRRAVSWGQVRVAGRSIDFRTHLANLLYCLKLRPDVVHAHNYYYLRGLPVGRRVIHFHADPLYVSTRGVRTDFSPADFALVARTSHVQVGNSHFVTAQVRRGLGAAGNVHTVYCGVEYGRYGGSQVAEQAAQLRASWGVRRDEPVLLYAGAVVPEKGVLHLARAYERLGTGAARLVLAGGRDLWGGRVHREDDGGYDQTVYAALADGIASGAVRALGNVPSREMPAVYAAADILVVPSVWHEAFGLVALEAAASSRPVIASATGGLPEIVTPACGITVPPGDEDALLAAMRTLIADPELRRRLGEGGRQHAAQFSWAASAAQLDLLYGRTPARDTATPDHPDLARGTA